In a genomic window of Bicyclus anynana chromosome 5, ilBicAnyn1.1, whole genome shotgun sequence:
- the LOC112052624 gene encoding dehydrogenase/reductase SDR family protein 7-like, producing MSVIKVINENSLNWYLKYIGFPLAVGLTMFRICSQSTNRRRRAALEGKVVVITGASSGIGEALAHIFYEYGCKVILASRRKTELERVKEDLLSKKLSSKTEEPIVLELDLADLRQCEPFVKNIYDACGHIDILINNGGVSHRGSILYTTLEVDKKIMYTNYFGSVGLTKAVLPKMADRKSGHVVFISSVQGLIALPDRSAYAASKFALQAFADSLRSEMHQHNIDVSVVSPGYVKTSVSLNALTASGENHGVMDKSTAAGFTSEYVAIKILDMVVNKDKELVVSQFLPNLAIFIRHSFPSLYFWIMARRANKTNFT from the exons ATGTCTGTGATTAAAGTCATTAATGAAAACTCGCTCAACTGGTATCTCAAGTACATTGGTTTTCCGCTGGCTGTTGGGCTCACCATGTTTCGTATCTGCTCACAATCAACAAATCGCAGACGAAGAGCTGCTTTAGAAGGAAAG GTGGTTGTTATTACTGGTGCCAGTTCAGGTATTGGAGAGGCTTTAGCTCATATTTTCTATGAATATGGTTGCAAAGTTATTCTAGCTTCGAGAAGAAAAACTGAGCTGGAAAGAGTTAAAGAAGATCTACTGTCAAAGAAACTT TCTTCAAAAACAGAAGAACCAATTGTGTTGGAATTGGATTTGGCAGATTTACGCCAGTGTGAgccatttgtaaaaaatatatatgatgcTTGTGGTCATATTGACATACTAATTAACAATGGGGGAGTGTCTCACCGAGGTTCAATCCTTTACACTACATTGGAAGtggataaaaaaattatgtatacaAACTATTTTGGTTCAGTAGGATTGACTAAAG CTGTGTTACCTAAAATGGCTGATAGAAAAAGTGGACATGTAGTGTTTATTAGTTCAGTACAAGGACTCATAGCACTACCAGATCGTTCTGCATATGCTGCTTCTAAATTTGCGCTCCAGGCTTTTGCTGATTCTCTGCGGTCTGAAATGCACCAACACAATATTGATGTGTCTGTAGTCAGCCCAGGATATGTAAAAACATCAGTTTCGTTAAATGCACTTACTGCCAGTGGAGAGAATCATGGAG tgATGGATAAAAGTACGGCAGCTGGTTTCACTTCAGAGTATGTGGCAATAAAGATTTTGGATATGGTTGTGAACAAAGATAAGGAACTAGTTGTCAGTCAATTTTTGCCTAACTTAGCTATCTTCATTCGACACTCATTTCCTTCTTTATATTTCTGGATAATGGCCCGGCGGGCTAACAAAACAAATttcacataa
- the LOC112052630 gene encoding transmembrane protein 11-A, mitochondrial isoform X2 — protein MELERALEAGVSVIVIEPEPLGEETARWIYVGNLLHKVSVYSGLCSIASGLAWSSLACTPFGIVSVLCAGCYTLSWQWDPCCKYQEEKDLRHLSKLPILSDLTSASPVVLVHTDNRRQIVLHNTVSLAAAAICIWRIYNIFK, from the exons atggaacTGGAAAGAGCACTTGAGGCCGGTGTAAGTGTTATAGTCATAGAACCTGAACCGCTCGGTGAAGAAACAGCTAGATGGATATATGTAGGAAACCTCTTACATAAAGTCTCTGTGTATAGTGGATTATGTAGtatcgcttcag GTTTGGCGTGGAGTTCTTTGGCATGTACACCTTTTGGAATTGTATCAGTGTTATGTGCTGGTTGCTATACACTCTCATGGCAATGGGACCCTTGTTGCAAGTATCAAGAAGAAAAAGATTTACGGCACTTATCCAAGCTGCCAATTTTAAGTGATTTGACATCAGCGTCACCCGTTGTTCTAGTACACACAGATAATAGACGACAGATTGTTTTACATAACACTGTATCATTAGCTGCAGCTGCCATATGCATATggagaatttataatatttttaaataa
- the LOC112052630 gene encoding transmembrane protein 11-A, mitochondrial isoform X1 — translation MAGDESDSDLKPSQVVIVREVYDSENAHIKFEMELERALEAGVSVIVIEPEPLGEETARWIYVGNLLHKVSVYSGLCSIASGLAWSSLACTPFGIVSVLCAGCYTLSWQWDPCCKYQEEKDLRHLSKLPILSDLTSASPVVLVHTDNRRQIVLHNTVSLAAAAICIWRIYNIFK, via the exons ATGGCGGGTGATGAAAGTGACAG TGATCTTAAACCCTCCCAAGTAGTAATAGTTAGAGAAGTTTACGACAGCGAAAATGctcatattaaatttgaaatggaacTGGAAAGAGCACTTGAGGCCGGTGTAAGTGTTATAGTCATAGAACCTGAACCGCTCGGTGAAGAAACAGCTAGATGGATATATGTAGGAAACCTCTTACATAAAGTCTCTGTGTATAGTGGATTATGTAGtatcgcttcag GTTTGGCGTGGAGTTCTTTGGCATGTACACCTTTTGGAATTGTATCAGTGTTATGTGCTGGTTGCTATACACTCTCATGGCAATGGGACCCTTGTTGCAAGTATCAAGAAGAAAAAGATTTACGGCACTTATCCAAGCTGCCAATTTTAAGTGATTTGACATCAGCGTCACCCGTTGTTCTAGTACACACAGATAATAGACGACAGATTGTTTTACATAACACTGTATCATTAGCTGCAGCTGCCATATGCATATggagaatttataatatttttaaataa
- the LOC112052322 gene encoding nipped-B protein isoform X2, which translates to MNERDIPSVPITTLAGVASLTDLLPVLPLPTPLPSTLNNKSQLFHPRVAEEAAILLATRDDNLVSLLLQSLMQTSVQHIDLKDESIPNAVSPPPQQTTPELLKAILHVNPNVFDQQQRNHWGNHLHTSKFNGLSPSSTYNYTVHNTVHSSPSTHGQIAGHHHESASIPSQEMLATPCQSSPHVNMGSPPSQARPGSQINITAQNNVSPPWNNSNQSNVYTSSLSTTSCPNPQNGGFYNSLVQDNSNFATSITEEKDPLSMSPTSMTEQQKEHMQSQEKAYEQGGNVVTGQSPAQASVAPSPLRQEPQVPQPSMGAPYAAPPVTQNSNQEKQDPNKSTPVVNNRYPVVKLGRLSEGILKKHELPNEDRARKNSTADSDSDDNLPLKSKSNNSMQAVDKEKEAIDIAREKNWEAVKRKHEEASKKEEAEVTIVRPKLRKVEKRMVPVLEMLTVDELMETNTYQRFNKLIDSVFETIDDDVIITDEMEGPDIPEELVLPRYQLQELCSEAAKLKNLGAMEAIPADRLVRLLNILEKNIRAAEKMSLVGDPEDSEEMRQIWIESSLERVMCASDACLTALYIMTSPSMPKRIFLEDVIDRIIMFIKFQLNNTIYCVYDPVYSIQSTSKKKVDGRKRRGGGAGGASKRHGGATRAVRELYTHAHECVTLLAELFAAHHLTDTTVLHASTVGVSPFFVENISELQLSALKLVTTIFTKYEQHRRLLLEDILASIARIPSSKHNLRSFQLSSNQHIQMLTALVLQLVQCVVTLPETLCKSQDKDKNKEHAESESKKHVDKDLLIISKYEAAISVGGTFLTSFLNKCRSRSEEVDFRPLFENFVHDLLTTVNKPEWPATELLLSLLGTMLVKYMSDKSMEMSVRVASLEYLGLVASRLRRDSVSSRAKLATMDAVVRDIRAEEEKDGCQPQSLTSGLDEDEERTEFLQRVLLDYLAINGQKDQAWNCARHFYITQWYRDMVVQPKSSSPTKRPKNKGKRKYKEESSEEESDPDDDSDSGMKESKSDKKHSASSAIMSAEKFKTIERRKHFFLEKIRPFRYQGGTQVQVMQSYIDYGGAELISQYLASKRSFSQSFDRYLRKILVILCENTIAIRTKAMKCLTMIVEADPAVLARPDMQIGVNRSFLDQSTAVREAAVDLVGKFVLSRPDLIDKYYGMLSNRILDTGVSVRKRVIKILKDICIECPEFPKIPEICVKMIRRVNDEEGIRKLVMEVFQNMWFSPCSNSSRHGVLDITAATADPLTRKVLNITDVVVSSRDMGLEWFQQLLMSLFKPKEDKDDSTKIIYQPPKSLLVACQQIVDCLIEHLLQLEETNTDGTGSSQRILACLSTLHLFAKIRPQLLVNHALTLQPYLSLKCQNQYEQQIMSTVASTLELVVPLMEHPSEVFLAQLEEDAVKLILQRGQLVIAACIACLAAIVNKLTHNYKLIRDVFNKYHGVLLQWKHSWQRNPEKTRALHTRPHFRRSLFIVGLLLRYFDFTDSKVIEGLASDIKEQVYMTLMFFVGLEDEDFVSNTLKSLGSVCVRHYEFMLRPELKEFYHQLLTSELAPIEMKADVLRNIEMYLQEEEQRMIRQDSEWSKRSKHENLKEMGDVSSGMASTVIQLYLKEILGSFLHPSTVVRSSAMKVVQLVLAQGLVHPVQIVPYLISMSTDTEVTVSHTADKHLQEIDKKYPGFIHMKAQLGIRLSYQLQKILQSSRKGLIRGFR; encoded by the exons atgAATGAGAGAGATATTCCAAGTGTCCCTATTACAACTTTAGCAGGAGTAGCTAGTTTGACTGACT TATTACCAGTGCTTCCATTACCAACACCTCTACCATCAACACTGAACAATAAGTCCCAGCTGTTTCACCCTCGTGTTGCTGAAGAAGCAGCCATACTCTTAGCAACTCGTGATGATAACTTGGTTTCCTTGTTATTGCAGTCGCTTATGCAAACTTCAGTACAACATAT TGATTTAAAGGATGAAAGTATACCAAATGCAGTCAGCCCTCCCCCTCAACAAACTACACCTGAACTTTTGAAGGCAATTTTACATGTAAATCCAAATGTGTTTGATCAACAACAAAGAAATCATTGGGGTAACCATTTACACACATCCAAGTTCAATGGGTTATCACCATCTTCCACATATAATTACACAGTGCACAACACAGTCCATTCTAGCCCCTCCACACACGGACAAATCGCAGGGCATCATCATGAGTCAGCTTCCATTCCCAGCCAGGAAATGTTAGCTACTCCATGCCAATCCTCACCTCATGTCAATATGGGGTCACCGCCCTCTCAGGCTAGGCCGGGAAGCCAAATAAACATAACGGCCCAAAATAACGTCTCTCCACCCTGGAATAATTCCAACCAGTCCAATGTATACACAAGTTCCCTATCAACAACATCTTGTCCAAATCCTCAGAACGGTGGATTCTACAATAGTTTAGTTCAAGATAATAGTAACTTTGCAACTAGTATTACAGAAGAAAAAGATCCACTGTCTATGTCACCAACAAGCATGACAGAACAACAGAAAGAACATATGCAATCACAAGAAAAAGCTTATGAGCAAG GTGGAAATGTGGTAACAGGTCAGTCCCCAGCTCAAGCGAGTGTAGCTCCGTCACCTCTTCGCCAAGAGCCACAAGTACCACAGCCATCAATGGGGGCACCTTATGCAGCCCCACCTGTTACACAAAACTCCAATCAGGAGAAACAAGATCCTAATAAAAGTACACCTGTTGTTAATAATAGATATCCAGTTGTAAAATTAGGCCGCCTTTCT GAGGGTATCTTGAAAAAACACGAGTTACCAAATGAAGATCGGGCAAGGAAAAACAGCACAGCTGATTCTGATTCAGATGATAATCTGCCActgaaatcaaaatcaaataattccATGCAAGCTGTGGACAAGGAGAAAGAGGCAATAGACATAGCGAGAGAAAAAAACTGGGAGGCAGTGAAAAGAAAACATGAGGAAGCTAGTAAAAAAGAAGAAGCTGAAGTTACAATTG ttcGCCCCAAATTAAGAAAAGTTGAAAAAAGAATGGTACCTGTATTGGAAATGTTAACAGTTGATGAATTAATGGAGACAAATACTTATCAGCGGTTTAACAAACTCATCGATTCTGTTTTCGAGACAATCGATGATGACGTCATTATAACAGATGAAATGG AAGGACCAGATATTCCAGAAGAGTTGGTTTTGCCTCGATATCAACTCCAGGAATTGTGCTCAGAGGCAGCAAAGTTGAAAAACCTTGGTGCTATGGAGGCCATACCAGCAGACAGATTAGTTCGATTGCTCAATATATTGGAGAAAAATATAAGAGCAGCAGAAAAAATGTCTTTAGTTGGAGACCCT GAGGACAGCGAAGAGATGCGACAAATTTGGATTGAGTCTTCGTTAGAAAGAGTGATGTGTGCATCGGATGCGTGCCTAACTGCTTTGTATATAATGACGTCCCCCAGTATGCCTAAACGCATATTTTTAGAAGATGTAATAGATAGAATCATTATGTTTATAAAGTTCCAACTTAACAATACTATATACTGTGTATATGACCCTGTGTACAGTATCCAGAGCACATCAAAAAAGAAAG TGGACGGTCGCaagcggcgcggcggcggcgcgggcggcgccagCAAGCGGCACGGCGGCGCCACGCGCGCGGTGCGCGAGCTGTACACGCACGCGCACGAGTGCGTCACGCTGCTGGCCGAGCTGTTCGCCGCGCACCACCTCACCGACACCACGGTGCTGCACGCCTCCACCGTGGGCGTGTCGCCCTTCTTCGTGGAGAACATCAGCGAGCTGCAGCTGTCCGCCTTGAAGCTTGTCACCACT ATTTTCACAAAGTATGAGCAGCACCGGCGGCTGCTATTAGAAGATATATTAGCATCAATAGCAAGAATACCCAGTTCGAAGCACAACCTGCGGTCATTTCAGCTGAGTTCGAACCAACACATTCAGATGTTGACGGCGCTTGTACTGCAGCTCGTGCAGTGCGTCGTGACGCTGCCCGAGACTCTGTGCAAGTCGCAGGACAAAGACAAGAACAAGGAGCACGCGGAATCTGAAAGCAAAAAA CATGTAGACAAAGATCTGTTAATTATATCTAAGTACGAAGCGGCGATTAGTGTGGGCGGAACGTTTCTGACGTCATTCCTGAATAAGTGCCGAAGTAGATCAGAAGAGGTCGACTTCAGGCCCCTGTTCGAGAACTTCGTCCACGACCTGCTGACTACCGTGAACAAACCGGAATGGCCGGCCACTGAGTTGCTGCTGAGTCTACTTGGGACAATGCTG GTAAAGTACATGTCGGACAAGTCAATGGAGATGTCAGTGCGCGTGGCGTCCCTGGAGTACCTGGGGCTGGTAGCGTCGCGCCTGCGCCGGGACAGCGTCTCGTCGCGTGCCAAGCTCGCCACCATGGACGCCGTGGTGCGCGACATCCGCGCTGAGGAGGAGAAAGACGGCTGCCAGCCCCAG TCTCTCACATCTGGCTTGGACGAGGATGAAGAGAGAACAGAATTTCTTCAGAGAGTTCTGCTCGACTATTTAGCTATCAATGGACAAAAAGACCAGGCGTGGAATTGCGCGAGGCATTTCTACATCACGCAATGGTACAGAGACATGGTAGTGCAGCCCAAGAGTTCGTCGCCCACCAAAAGGCCGAAGAACAAGGGCAAGAGGAAATACAAGGAGGAGAGTAGCGAGGAAGAGTCCGACCCCGATGACGACAGCGACAGCGGAATGAAAGAGTCCAAGTCGGACAAAAAACACAGTGCTTCCAGCGCGATCATGTCTGccgaaaaatttaaaactatcgAGCGGCGGAAACATTTTTTCCTCGAAAAAATCAGACCATTTCGGTACCAAGGCGGTACGCAAGTCCAAGTGATGCAATCGTACATAGATTACGGCGGAGCGGAGCTGATCTCGCAATACTTGGCGTCAAAGAGATCCTTCTCGCAGAGTTTCGATAGGTATCTAAGAAAAATCCTAGTTATACTGTGTGAGAATACGATAGCTATACGAACGAAGGCTATGAAGTGTCTGACGATGATCGTGGAGGCGGACCCCGCGGTGCTGGCGCGGCCCGACATGCAGATCGGCGTCAACCGCTCCTTCCTCGACCAGTCCACGGCCGTGCGCGAGGCGGCCGTCGACCTCGTCGGCAAGTTCGTGCTGAGCAGGCCGGACCTTATTGATAAGTATTATGGAATGCTCTCGAATAGAATATTG GACACTGGTGTATCTGTGCGAAAACGggtgattaaaattttaaaagacatTTGTATAGAGTGCCCGGAGTTTCCCAAAATACCAGAAATATGTGTAAAAATGATCAGGAGGGTGAATGACGAGGAGGGTATTAGGAAATTAGTGATGGAAGTGTTTCAAAACATGTGGTTCAGTCCGTGCTCGAACTCGTCAAGGCACGGCGTGTTGGACATCACGGCGGCGACGGCCGACCCGCTCACGAGGAAGGTCCTCAACATTACGGACGTGGTGGTGTCGTCGAGGGACATGGGTTTAGAGTGGTTTCAGCAACTGCTAATGAGT TTGTTCAAACCAAAAGAAGATAAGGATGATTccacaaaaattatttatcaacCCCCCAAATCTCTATTGGTAGCTTGCCAACAAATAGTCGACTGCCTTATTGAACATTTACTACAGTTGGAAGAAACCAATACAGATG GGACAGGATCATCACAACGCATATTAGCGTGCCTCTCCACATTACATTTATTTGCGAAAATTAGGCCTCAGCTGCTGGTTAATCACGCGTTGACACTGCAGCCCTACCTCAGTCTTAAATGCCAG AATCAATACGAGCAGCAAATAATGTCGACGGTGGCGTCGACGCTGGAGCTGGTGGTGCCTCTGATGGAGCACCCCAGCGAGGTGTTCCTGGCGCAGCTGGAGGAGGACGCCGTCAAGCTCATCCTGCAGCGCGGCCAGCTCGTCATCGCCGCCTGCATCGCCTGCCTCGCCGCCATCGTCAACAAGCTCACGCACAACTACAAACTCATTAGGGACGTCTTCAATAAGTACCACG gaGTTCTCCTACAATGGAAACACAGTTGGCAGCGGAATCCGGAAAAAACGCGAGCTCTACACACGAGGCCGCATTTTCGGAGATCGCTCTTCATTGTAGGCCTACTGTTAAGATATTTCGATTTTACGGATAGTAAAGTTATAGAAGGATTAGCG AGTGATATAAAAGAGCAAGTGTACATGACGTTGATGTTTTTTGTGGGATTGGAAGACGAGGACTTTGTATCGAATACGCTCAAATCTCTGGGCTCGGTCTGCGTGAGGCACTACGAGTTCATGCTGCGGCCCGAGCTCAAGGAGTTCTACCACCAACTGCTCACGTCGGAACTCGCACCCATAGAGATGAAGGCTGATGTCCTTAGGAATATAGAAATGTACTTACAGGAAGAGGAACAAAGAATGATTAGGCAAGATAGTGAAT GGTCAAAACGGTCAAAACACGAAAACTTGAAGGAAATGGGCGACGTGTCGTCGGGGATGGCTTCGACAGTGATTCAGTTGTACCTGAAAGAGATCCTCGGTTCGTTCCTCCACCCGAGCACGGTAGTACGCTCCAGCGCTATGAAAGTGGTGCAGCTCGTGTTAGCACAAGGCCTTGTTCACCCTGTACAG ATTGTCCCGTATTTAATAAGTATGAGCACAGACACGGAAGTGACGGTGTCGCACACCGCCGACAAGCACCTGCAGGAGATCGACAAGAAGTACCCCGGCTTCATACATATGAAAGCGCAACTGGGCATCAGGTTGTCGTACCAGTTGCAGAAGATATTACAGAGTAGTAGAAAGGGACTTATCAGAGGGTTTAGGTAA